The following coding sequences lie in one Spinacia oleracea cultivar Varoflay chromosome 1, BTI_SOV_V1, whole genome shotgun sequence genomic window:
- the LOC110779298 gene encoding uncharacterized protein produces MGLQWMILTYAVAAEAAIFLLISLPSPKVLKTRLVSLISLILQPLMFIVPFAAFQLLDIYWKYEHRLTCTSEICTATERDRYEKSIYKSQRNVLLCSAACLLYWCIYRVCKYNKDIENLEEVEKRYKKL; encoded by the exons ATGGGCTTACAATGGATGATCCTCACCTACGCAGTTGCAGCAGAGGCCGCCATTTTTCTTCTCATCTCACTTCCTTCACCAAAGGTTCTCAAAACTCGTCTGGTTTCCTTAATCTCTCTTATCCTTCAGCCGTTAATGTTCATCGTCCCTTTCGCCGCTTTTCAGCTTCTCG atatTTACTGGAAGTATGAGCACCGATTGACGTGTACTTCTGAGATCTGTACTGCCACTGAAAGAGATCGCTATGAGAAATCg ATCTACAAATCTCAGAGGAATGTGCTGCTTTGTTCTGCAGCCTGTCTTCTCTACTG GTGCATCTACCGCGTGTGCAAATATAACAAGGATATTGAAAACCTGGAAGAAGTTGAAAAGAGATACAAGAAGCTGTAA